In one Anas platyrhynchos isolate ZD024472 breed Pekin duck chromosome 8, IASCAAS_PekinDuck_T2T, whole genome shotgun sequence genomic region, the following are encoded:
- the OLFM3 gene encoding noelin-3 isoform X1 translates to MRAPGSVPRLLLLSLLAALHPAQTQISPKEGWQVYSSAQDPDGRCICTVVAPEQNLCSRDAKSRQLRQLLEKVQNMSQSIEVLNLRTQRDFQYVLKMETQMKGLKAKFRQIEDDRKTLMTKHFQELKEKMDELLPLIPVLEQYKTDAKLITQFKEEIRNLSTVLTGIQEEIGAYDYEELHQRVLSLETRLRDCMKKLTCGKLMKITGPITVKISGTRFGAWMTDPLASEKNNRVWYMDSYTNNKIVREYKSIADFVSGAESRTYNLPFKWAGTNHVVYNGSLYFNKYQSNIIIKYSFDTGRVLAQRSLEYAGFHNVYPYTWGGFSDIDLMADEIGLWAVYATNQNAGNIVISQLNQDTLEVLKSWSTGYPKRSAGESFMICGTLYVTNSHLTGAKVYYSYSTKTSTYEYTDIPFHNQYFHISMLDYNARDRALYAWNNGHQVLFNVTLFHVIKTEDDT, encoded by the exons ACTCAGATTAGCCCCAAGGAAGGGTGGCAAGTTTATAGTTCAGCCCAGGATCCTGATGGCCGCTGCATTTGCACTGTTGTTGCACCTGAACAAAACCTATGTTCAAGAGATGCCAAGAGCAGACAACTTAGACAGCTGCTAGAGAAG GTTCAGAATATGTCCCAATCTATTGAAGTTTTAAATCTACGGACTCAGAGGGATTTccagtatgttttaaaaatggaaacacaaATGAAAGGGCTGAAGGCCAAGTTTCGGCAAATTGAAGATGATCGGAAGACATTAATGACAAAGCATTTTCAA GAgttgaaagaaaagatggatGAGCTCCTGCCACTGATCCCAGTTCTGGAACAATACAAAACTGATGCCAAACTAATCACCCAGTTCAAGGAAGAAATTAGGAATCTGTCTACTGTCCTCACTGGGATTCAAGAAGAGATTGGTGCTTATGACTATGAGGAACTACACCAGCGGGTGCTCAGTTTAGAAACCAGGCTTCGAGACTGCATGAAAAAGCTCA CATGTGGCAAATTGATGAAAATTACAGGCCCCATTACAGTCAAGATATCCGGAACCCGATTTGGAGCCTGGATGACAGATCCATTAGCATCAGAGAAAAACAACCGA gtcTGGTACATGGACAGTTACACTAACAATAAAATTGTCCGCGAATATAAATCAATTGCAGACTTCGTCAGTGGGGCTGAATCACGGACATACAACCTTCCATTCAAATGGGCAGGAACCAACCACGTTGTCTACAACGGCTCCCTCTATTTCAACAAATATCAGAGCAACATCATCATTAAATACAGCTTTGACACTGGGCGGGTGCTTGCACAGCGTAGCCTTGAGTATGCCGGCTTTCACAATGTCTACCCTTACACCTGGGGTGGCTTTTCCGATATTGACCTGATGGCAGATGAGATTGGGCTATGGGCTGTGTATGCCACCAACCAGAACGCAGGCAACATTGTCATCAGCCAGCTAAACCAAGACACGCTGGAGGTGCTGAAGAGCTGGAGCACAGGCTACCCAAAGAGAAGTGCTGGAGAGTCCTTCATGATCTGTGGCACCTTGTACGTTACTAACTCTCACCTAACAGGAGCCAAGGTCTACTACTCTTACTCCACCAAAACCTCCACTTACGAATACACAGACATTCCTTTCCATAATCAGTATTTTCATATATCCATGCTTGACTACAATGCGAGGGATAGAGCTCTCTATGCCTGGAATAACGGACACCAAG
- the OLFM3 gene encoding noelin-3 isoform X2 codes for MSPPLLKLGAVLSTVAMISNWMSQTLPSLVGLNTTRLPTSTQISPKEGWQVYSSAQDPDGRCICTVVAPEQNLCSRDAKSRQLRQLLEKELKEKMDELLPLIPVLEQYKTDAKLITQFKEEIRNLSTVLTGIQEEIGAYDYEELHQRVLSLETRLRDCMKKLTCGKLMKITGPITVKISGTRFGAWMTDPLASEKNNRVWYMDSYTNNKIVREYKSIADFVSGAESRTYNLPFKWAGTNHVVYNGSLYFNKYQSNIIIKYSFDTGRVLAQRSLEYAGFHNVYPYTWGGFSDIDLMADEIGLWAVYATNQNAGNIVISQLNQDTLEVLKSWSTGYPKRSAGESFMICGTLYVTNSHLTGAKVYYSYSTKTSTYEYTDIPFHNQYFHISMLDYNARDRALYAWNNGHQVLFNVTLFHVIKTEDDT; via the exons ATGAGCCCTCCACTGCTGAAGCTTGGTGCTGTTCTTAGTACCGTGGCAATGATCTCTAACTGGATGTCCCAAACTCTCCCATCTCTGGTAGGACTAAATACCACCAGACTACCCACTTCA ACTCAGATTAGCCCCAAGGAAGGGTGGCAAGTTTATAGTTCAGCCCAGGATCCTGATGGCCGCTGCATTTGCACTGTTGTTGCACCTGAACAAAACCTATGTTCAAGAGATGCCAAGAGCAGACAACTTAGACAGCTGCTAGAGAAG GAgttgaaagaaaagatggatGAGCTCCTGCCACTGATCCCAGTTCTGGAACAATACAAAACTGATGCCAAACTAATCACCCAGTTCAAGGAAGAAATTAGGAATCTGTCTACTGTCCTCACTGGGATTCAAGAAGAGATTGGTGCTTATGACTATGAGGAACTACACCAGCGGGTGCTCAGTTTAGAAACCAGGCTTCGAGACTGCATGAAAAAGCTCA CATGTGGCAAATTGATGAAAATTACAGGCCCCATTACAGTCAAGATATCCGGAACCCGATTTGGAGCCTGGATGACAGATCCATTAGCATCAGAGAAAAACAACCGA gtcTGGTACATGGACAGTTACACTAACAATAAAATTGTCCGCGAATATAAATCAATTGCAGACTTCGTCAGTGGGGCTGAATCACGGACATACAACCTTCCATTCAAATGGGCAGGAACCAACCACGTTGTCTACAACGGCTCCCTCTATTTCAACAAATATCAGAGCAACATCATCATTAAATACAGCTTTGACACTGGGCGGGTGCTTGCACAGCGTAGCCTTGAGTATGCCGGCTTTCACAATGTCTACCCTTACACCTGGGGTGGCTTTTCCGATATTGACCTGATGGCAGATGAGATTGGGCTATGGGCTGTGTATGCCACCAACCAGAACGCAGGCAACATTGTCATCAGCCAGCTAAACCAAGACACGCTGGAGGTGCTGAAGAGCTGGAGCACAGGCTACCCAAAGAGAAGTGCTGGAGAGTCCTTCATGATCTGTGGCACCTTGTACGTTACTAACTCTCACCTAACAGGAGCCAAGGTCTACTACTCTTACTCCACCAAAACCTCCACTTACGAATACACAGACATTCCTTTCCATAATCAGTATTTTCATATATCCATGCTTGACTACAATGCGAGGGATAGAGCTCTCTATGCCTGGAATAACGGACACCAAG